From the genome of Amycolatopsis sp. NBC_01488, one region includes:
- a CDS encoding spermidine synthase — translation MPTIHEPVGAGLTRVWAVDDVVFSARTPYQEVLIGKTAQGVSLFCDGERQSTEASQLVYHEALMVPALLLAERVRRVLIIGSSEGVASELAVSAGATLVDHVDIDEQAVRACAEHLPYGYTTGDLERSGGPIRVSFADGWAFLAAAEARGDTYDVVVIDLPDENTDPDAQHNRLYGKDFLGRCVRVLAPGGVVTCQAGCPTLWRNETLLASWRRFREVFGTVLYFGSDEHEWAFLSGRADVVDDPGALVARRFAERGSRASTLDAEALLGGVTPPYSLRHDTGLDQH, via the coding sequence GTGCCCACGATCCACGAACCGGTCGGCGCCGGGCTCACCCGCGTCTGGGCGGTCGACGACGTCGTGTTCAGCGCGCGCACGCCGTACCAGGAGGTGCTGATCGGCAAGACCGCGCAAGGGGTTTCGCTGTTCTGCGACGGCGAACGCCAGAGCACCGAAGCGAGCCAGCTCGTCTACCACGAGGCGCTGATGGTGCCCGCGCTGCTGCTGGCCGAGCGGGTGCGGCGGGTGCTGATCATCGGGTCGAGCGAGGGCGTCGCCTCCGAGCTGGCGGTTTCCGCGGGTGCCACGCTGGTCGACCACGTGGACATCGACGAGCAGGCGGTGCGGGCCTGCGCCGAGCACCTGCCCTACGGCTACACGACCGGGGACCTCGAGCGGAGTGGCGGGCCGATCCGGGTGTCCTTTGCGGACGGCTGGGCCTTCCTGGCCGCGGCCGAAGCCCGGGGCGACACCTACGACGTGGTCGTGATCGACCTGCCGGACGAGAACACCGATCCGGACGCGCAGCACAACCGCTTGTACGGCAAGGACTTCCTCGGCCGGTGCGTGCGGGTGCTGGCGCCGGGCGGGGTGGTGACCTGCCAGGCGGGTTGCCCCACCCTGTGGCGCAACGAGACGCTGCTCGCGTCGTGGCGGCGGTTCCGCGAGGTGTTCGGCACCGTGCTGTACTTCGGTTCCGACGAGCACGAGTGGGCATTCCTCTCCGGGCGCGCCGACGTCGTCGACGACCCGGGCGCGCTGGTCGCGCGGCGGTTCGCGGAGCGGGGGAGCCGGGCTTCGACCCTGGACGCCGAAGCTCTGCTCGGCGGCGTGACACCGCCGTACTCGCTCCGGCACGATACTGGTCTGGACCAGCACTGA
- the speD gene encoding adenosylmethionine decarboxylase — protein sequence MPEVGRFTGRHVLAELHGVDPALLDDAARLGELLRAAVTEAGATVVDVVAKRFAPQGATVIALLAESHASVHTYPEHGSLFADVFTCGERADPEHALRLLAKSLDAASVHLSVLHRGER from the coding sequence ATGCCTGAGGTCGGCCGGTTCACCGGGCGCCACGTGCTGGCCGAGCTGCACGGCGTCGACCCGGCGCTGCTCGACGACGCCGCGCGGCTGGGCGAGCTGCTGCGGGCGGCGGTCACGGAGGCGGGCGCGACGGTCGTCGACGTCGTGGCGAAGCGGTTCGCGCCGCAGGGGGCCACGGTGATCGCGCTGCTGGCCGAGTCGCACGCGTCCGTCCACACCTATCCGGAGCACGGGTCGCTGTTCGCCGACGTGTTCACCTGCGGCGAGCGCGCCGACCCCGAGCACGCGCTGCGGTTGCTGGCGAAGTCGCTGGACGCCGCTTCGGTCCACTTGTCCGTCCTGCACCGGGGAGAACGCTAG
- a CDS encoding type III PLP-dependent enzyme — MCADSLRRFLDERDPPTPCLVVDTDAVAARAREVRSAFPGALIRYAVKANPAPPVLDALVAAGLGFDVAGPAELALCLARGADPADLAYGNPIKKPRDIAFAFERGVREFTSDAPGDVEHLGRFAPGSAVSIRVVLDAPDSVTPFGRKFGCDPAEALDLVLQAAAVGLRPGIAFHVGSQQPDVAAWEIGIATAAKLFAEAEAQGVAMTRLNLGGGFATTHRGAVPPLAAYAAKIGSALDTHFPANRPELLLEPGRVLVADAGLLRTEVVLVAHRGERRWVYLDIGRYNGLAEAENEAIAYRFEPVRPHDSPAGPVVLAGPTCDGDDVLYQRTPYELPQSLTTGDRLDLPGTGAYTASYASVGFNGIEPLRTYCVGRWGDA, encoded by the coding sequence GTGTGCGCCGACTCCCTCCGCCGGTTCCTCGACGAACGGGACCCGCCGACCCCGTGCCTCGTCGTCGACACCGACGCCGTCGCGGCCCGGGCGCGCGAGGTCCGCTCGGCGTTCCCGGGCGCGCTGATCCGGTACGCGGTCAAGGCCAACCCGGCGCCACCCGTGCTCGATGCGCTGGTGGCGGCCGGGCTCGGCTTCGACGTCGCCGGGCCCGCCGAACTGGCGCTGTGCCTCGCGCGCGGCGCCGATCCGGCGGACCTCGCCTACGGGAACCCGATCAAGAAGCCGCGGGACATCGCCTTCGCCTTCGAGCGCGGGGTCCGGGAGTTCACGTCGGACGCGCCCGGTGACGTCGAGCACCTGGGCCGGTTCGCGCCGGGCTCGGCCGTGTCGATCCGCGTGGTGCTCGACGCACCCGACTCGGTGACGCCGTTCGGCCGCAAGTTCGGCTGCGACCCGGCCGAGGCCCTGGACCTGGTCCTCCAGGCGGCCGCGGTGGGATTGCGGCCCGGTATCGCGTTCCACGTCGGGTCGCAGCAGCCGGACGTCGCCGCGTGGGAGATCGGGATCGCCACGGCGGCGAAGCTGTTCGCCGAAGCCGAGGCGCAGGGCGTCGCGATGACGCGGCTCAACCTCGGCGGCGGCTTCGCGACCACTCACCGCGGCGCGGTCCCGCCGCTGGCGGCGTACGCGGCGAAGATCGGTTCCGCACTGGACACGCACTTCCCGGCGAACCGGCCGGAGCTGCTGCTGGAGCCGGGCCGGGTGCTCGTCGCCGACGCCGGCCTGCTGCGGACCGAGGTCGTGCTGGTCGCGCACCGCGGCGAACGGCGGTGGGTCTACCTCGACATCGGCCGCTACAACGGGCTCGCCGAGGCCGAGAACGAGGCGATCGCCTACCGCTTCGAGCCGGTGCGCCCGCACGACAGCCCAGCCGGGCCGGTGGTGCTCGCCGGGCCGACCTGCGACGGTGACGACGTCCTCTACCAGCGGACGCCGTACGAGCTGCCGCAGTCGTTGACGACCGGCGACCGGCTCGACCTGCCGGGCACCGGCGCCTACACCGCGAGCTACGCGTCGGTCGGGTTCAACGGGATCGAGCCGCTGCGGACCTACTGCGTCGGCAGGTGGGGCGATGCCTGA